The following coding sequences are from one Halorubrum sp. BOL3-1 window:
- a CDS encoding sensor domain-containing protein, which translates to MTALFQIGSMANHVSQSNGTGSRFRWLLGVPFRAQTYRNVAFLLLAFPLGVSYFVAVTVGLSVGAGLSVTLVGIPLVLVTLLAVGYIGRAEALLASWLLPVAIDAPEVPAPTTEDDLTSLDGLATVAGRLVASRITRTSLAYVLLKFVFGVVAFTVVVTAFSIIGSLLAMPFLYDAPNAGYSLGSYTVDSLEHALVGGGLGVVLLFAVLHLLNGLARLGGVLAETLLASEADSVTAVKGEASQ; encoded by the coding sequence TTGACGGCGCTGTTCCAGATCGGGAGTATGGCGAATCACGTGTCACAGTCCAACGGAACAGGCTCTCGATTCAGATGGCTCTTGGGTGTCCCGTTCCGAGCACAGACGTATCGCAACGTCGCGTTCCTACTGCTAGCGTTTCCGCTCGGAGTGTCGTACTTCGTCGCCGTCACCGTCGGCCTCTCCGTCGGCGCCGGTCTCTCCGTCACGCTTGTGGGGATACCGCTGGTGCTCGTAACGCTGCTGGCCGTCGGGTATATCGGGCGGGCGGAAGCGCTCCTCGCCTCGTGGTTGCTCCCGGTCGCGATCGACGCCCCTGAAGTACCGGCTCCGACCACCGAAGACGACCTGACCTCACTCGACGGTCTGGCAACCGTCGCCGGACGCCTCGTCGCGTCGCGGATCACGCGGACGAGTCTCGCGTACGTTTTGCTAAAGTTCGTGTTCGGCGTCGTCGCGTTCACCGTCGTAGTAACGGCGTTCAGCATTATCGGATCGCTGCTCGCGATGCCGTTCCTCTATGATGCTCCGAACGCGGGATACTCGCTCGGCTCGTACACCGTCGATTCCCTCGAACATGCCCTCGTCGGCGGCGGCCTCGGAGTCGTCCTCCTTTTCGCTGTACTCCACCTACTGAACGGGCTAGCGCGGCTGGGTGGAGTCCTCGCCGAAACCCTGCTCGCGTCCGAAGCCGATTCGGTGACCGCGGTCAAGGGAGAAGCGTCGCAATGA
- a CDS encoding bacterio-opsin activator domain-containing protein has protein sequence MEHRLEEAPIGIITVREGTVQACNERAADILATDTPAGDPIVDVFPRSVEGSISPAFDGSSVSNSSFEEYYPTVDQWLSVSVVPGDDAATVYVSDVTEQKNRERTIERLRAESERATVVDRLIADVLQGLIGATSRGAITETIRERLGTSDQYRFAWTGEHVADGDELLVGGVAGEPGETFPAIREAIEQGAAIPERRAVERQQPELIHSVSEDERVPEPLRVAGFADGVQSVLALPLVYGSSVYGVVGVYAEMETAFSDHVRSSFETLGELAGFAINATQNRKLLFADTVTEVTFELASNSPLVRVSDTCSAALTLDGTVAPDEDGLTCFFTVSGADAKTVVETVDAVPTTRDGQIVRREDEEHGRVEVTLDDTVPLVSAVNRGATVRTATFDDGDGQLVVELSPDADVRRLAGALGDDGPATVLARQDRTQSPTTKREFQNELDERLTDRQATALRTAYLADYFRSPRGNTAEEVASSLGITGSTLLHHLRASQRKLLGAFYDEHGNTGL, from the coding sequence ATGGAACACCGCCTTGAGGAAGCCCCGATCGGTATCATAACGGTTCGAGAGGGAACCGTACAGGCATGTAACGAACGCGCGGCCGACATTCTTGCGACTGACACCCCCGCCGGCGACCCGATCGTCGACGTGTTTCCGCGCTCGGTCGAGGGCTCGATCTCGCCGGCCTTCGACGGGTCGTCGGTATCAAATTCCTCGTTCGAAGAGTACTATCCGACGGTCGACCAGTGGCTCTCGGTCTCGGTCGTTCCCGGAGACGATGCCGCGACCGTTTATGTATCCGATGTGACAGAACAAAAGAACCGTGAACGAACTATCGAACGACTTCGGGCGGAGTCCGAGCGGGCCACCGTGGTCGATCGTCTAATAGCCGACGTTCTCCAGGGGCTGATCGGTGCCACCTCTCGGGGGGCGATCACGGAGACGATCCGGGAGCGGCTGGGGACTTCCGACCAGTACCGATTCGCGTGGACCGGCGAACACGTCGCCGACGGCGACGAGCTGCTCGTCGGCGGAGTCGCGGGCGAACCGGGAGAGACGTTCCCGGCGATCCGTGAAGCGATCGAGCAGGGCGCTGCTATCCCGGAACGCCGAGCCGTCGAACGGCAACAGCCGGAGCTGATACACTCGGTGAGCGAGGACGAAAGGGTCCCGGAACCGCTTCGTGTCGCCGGGTTCGCCGACGGCGTTCAATCGGTGCTGGCGCTCCCGCTTGTCTACGGCTCCAGCGTCTACGGAGTCGTCGGGGTCTACGCGGAGATGGAGACTGCGTTTAGCGATCACGTGCGGTCGAGCTTCGAGACGTTGGGCGAGCTCGCCGGGTTCGCGATCAACGCGACACAGAATCGGAAACTCCTGTTCGCCGACACGGTCACCGAGGTCACGTTCGAACTCGCCTCGAACTCCCCGTTGGTGCGGGTCAGCGATACCTGTAGCGCAGCGCTCACGCTCGACGGCACGGTAGCTCCGGACGAAGACGGTCTCACGTGCTTCTTTACGGTGTCCGGGGCCGACGCGAAGACTGTCGTCGAAACGGTCGACGCGGTGCCGACGACACGCGACGGGCAGATCGTCCGCCGGGAAGACGAAGAGCACGGTCGGGTTGAGGTGACCCTCGACGACACGGTACCGCTCGTCTCGGCGGTCAATCGCGGCGCCACGGTCCGCACGGCGACGTTCGACGACGGCGACGGTCAACTTGTCGTCGAACTCTCCCCAGACGCGGACGTCCGCCGACTGGCCGGTGCGCTCGGTGACGATGGGCCCGCCACCGTCCTCGCGCGTCAAGATCGGACCCAGTCTCCGACCACGAAACGGGAGTTCCAGAACGAACTGGACGAGCGGCTCACCGACCGACAGGCGACTGCCTTACGAACGGCGTATCTCGCTGACTACTTCAGATCGCCGCGAGGTAACACGGCCGAGGAGGTCGCGTCGTCGCTCGGAATCACCGGATCGACGCTCCTCCATCACTTACGTGCGAGCCAACGGAAACTGCTGGGGGCGTTTTATGACGAACACGGCAACACCGGCCTATAG
- a CDS encoding ATP-binding protein produces MIGPALEFGVRALVPAIAGLTCVIFGVAAVRRRGVAADAYADLGVPFGALAILFGGCGILYAGAVALGTVGTPLVDSISDRTMGFVVRIVLLPWTVFALRYVGRGELVTRRRVIAATGVIVTLAALEAVAILGPYGITDQQRELISVVASVIVLGVLAIVFAAAWLVLSTAGRHDRFTWWDGLLAVAPVAIPMLVFQTTRPSTQAFNRLLSSLGFGLVAVAIWLVTARYGLLAERPGTGRLGERAAVSEMDEPVFVVDRGGRIARSNPVAKTLFGRVDGETHLDDVTGFTTVTLDERETVECQTTDGRRRFDPRITDLRNGRDELLGRTLTLFDVTEREIRRQRLQVLNRILRHNLRNRLDVIRAHAEETENDPIIDNADQLDRLSTEARRLEALMQRADSTETEISLAGVVTDVTDGISDSYPAADVRVDVPNVTLEVDRDLCRYALEQLVENAVEHNDKETPNVEITGSTTDTGARLIVADDGPGIPDTEVNVIASGTESDLAHGSGLGLWGANWAIRTAGGSLAFESSRLGGAAVVVEVPGQP; encoded by the coding sequence GTGATCGGTCCCGCCCTCGAATTCGGCGTCCGCGCGCTGGTGCCGGCGATCGCCGGACTCACATGTGTCATCTTTGGGGTCGCCGCGGTCCGTCGTCGGGGAGTCGCTGCCGACGCCTACGCCGACTTGGGAGTTCCGTTCGGTGCTTTGGCGATACTTTTCGGCGGATGCGGGATACTGTACGCCGGAGCGGTGGCGCTTGGGACGGTTGGGACGCCGTTGGTCGACTCGATATCGGACCGGACGATGGGGTTCGTGGTGCGGATCGTTCTGCTCCCGTGGACGGTGTTCGCGCTTCGATACGTGGGTCGAGGCGAGTTGGTTACGCGACGTCGGGTCATCGCGGCAACCGGCGTGATCGTCACCCTGGCCGCGCTCGAAGCGGTCGCTATTCTCGGCCCCTACGGGATCACGGATCAGCAGCGCGAACTGATCAGCGTCGTGGCGTCCGTAATTGTACTGGGGGTTCTAGCGATCGTTTTCGCCGCCGCGTGGCTCGTGTTATCCACGGCGGGTCGGCACGATCGGTTCACGTGGTGGGACGGACTTCTCGCCGTAGCGCCGGTGGCGATCCCCATGTTGGTGTTCCAGACCACTCGCCCGTCGACGCAGGCGTTCAACCGCCTGTTGAGCAGCCTCGGGTTCGGGCTCGTCGCCGTCGCGATCTGGTTGGTCACGGCGCGGTACGGCCTCCTCGCCGAGCGTCCCGGAACGGGGAGGCTCGGAGAGCGGGCGGCAGTGAGCGAGATGGACGAGCCGGTGTTCGTCGTCGACAGGGGCGGCCGGATCGCCAGATCGAACCCGGTTGCGAAGACCCTGTTCGGCCGTGTAGACGGCGAGACCCATCTCGACGACGTAACGGGCTTCACCACAGTGACGCTCGACGAACGCGAGACGGTCGAGTGTCAGACGACGGACGGACGACGGCGGTTCGATCCCCGGATCACGGACCTTCGGAACGGCCGCGACGAACTCCTCGGACGAACGCTCACGCTGTTCGACGTGACCGAGAGAGAGATTCGGCGACAGCGTCTCCAGGTGTTAAACCGGATACTCAGACACAATCTCCGGAATCGACTCGACGTCATCAGGGCGCACGCCGAGGAGACGGAGAACGATCCGATCATCGACAACGCGGACCAACTCGACCGACTGAGTACGGAGGCTCGTCGTCTCGAAGCGCTGATGCAGCGAGCTGACAGCACCGAGACGGAGATCAGCCTTGCCGGCGTCGTTACCGACGTGACAGACGGAATCAGCGACTCATACCCCGCAGCCGATGTACGGGTGGACGTTCCGAACGTGACCCTTGAGGTCGACCGCGATCTGTGTCGGTACGCCCTCGAACAGCTCGTCGAGAACGCAGTCGAGCACAACGACAAGGAGACACCAAACGTCGAGATCACCGGGTCGACGACAGACACCGGCGCACGGTTGATCGTCGCCGACGACGGTCCCGGCATCCCCGACACCGAAGTCAACGTTATCGCCTCCGGCACCGAGAGCGACCTCGCCCACGGGAGCGGCCTCGGGTTGTGGGGGGCAAACTGGGCGATCCGGACGGCCGGTGGCAGCCTCGCGTTCGAATCGAGCCGTCTCGGCGGTGCCGCCGTGGTCGTCGAGGTTCCCGGCCAGCCGTGA
- a CDS encoding glycosyltransferase, with protein MSKPTSSRAPTSVLLPTVSWTDACDQVAAQLGPVDELLIVHDHEDDPVTDHTSLPERVHLVAAGDPDGCSGKANAIAAGMDAARHDRLVWTDDDFDHPPDWLDSLHREYAAHGPTTELPVFIGQDPLAVLLEPIYALGGTLGTYVGDHAWGGAVIFDREDLDEQVFLTDLRQTVSDDGLLGEHVDITAVRRGREVPIGGSLRQTIERHVRFNKIFATHDPRVARLSFFLLATVILGCVLSPLLTVGITTLVGCVYAWFGVHRATALLAVPALVLSVPLGAYAMTRETFVWGGRRYRWRSKFEVDVLPE; from the coding sequence ATGTCCAAACCTACTTCGTCACGCGCCCCGACGAGTGTGCTGCTTCCGACGGTCTCGTGGACCGACGCCTGCGATCAGGTCGCCGCCCAGCTCGGTCCTGTAGATGAACTCCTCATCGTTCACGACCACGAGGACGACCCGGTGACAGACCACACTTCCCTGCCCGAGCGGGTTCATCTCGTGGCTGCCGGCGACCCCGACGGCTGCTCGGGTAAGGCCAACGCAATTGCCGCCGGCATGGACGCTGCAAGACACGACCGCCTCGTCTGGACGGACGACGACTTCGATCACCCGCCTGACTGGCTCGACAGTCTTCACCGGGAGTACGCCGCACATGGCCCCACAACGGAGCTTCCGGTCTTTATTGGGCAAGACCCGTTGGCGGTCCTGTTAGAGCCGATCTACGCCCTAGGTGGGACACTTGGAACGTACGTCGGTGACCACGCTTGGGGCGGTGCCGTCATTTTTGATCGGGAGGACCTCGATGAGCAGGTATTCCTCACCGACCTCCGACAGACAGTCAGCGACGACGGTCTCCTCGGCGAACACGTCGACATCACCGCCGTCCGCCGAGGTCGTGAGGTTCCCATCGGCGGAAGCCTGAGACAGACGATCGAGCGTCACGTGCGATTCAACAAGATCTTCGCCACCCACGATCCCCGGGTCGCCCGGCTATCGTTCTTTTTATTGGCCACGGTCATCCTCGGATGCGTCCTCTCGCCGTTGCTGACGGTGGGAATAACGACCCTCGTCGGCTGCGTCTACGCGTGGTTCGGTGTCCACCGTGCCACGGCACTCCTTGCGGTGCCAGCGCTCGTCCTTTCTGTTCCGCTCGGGGCATACGCCATGACCCGCGAGACGTTCGTCTGGGGCGGCCGACGGTATCGGTGGCGCTCGAAGTTCGAAGTCGACGTACTGCCGGAGTAG
- a CDS encoding ATP-binding protein: MPSPVRSPLSFAGETVTTYTLLHQNVSARMVSLPLDALSTGVTFLSGVVVAGLAVRLTVASRNESDSRQPDLLLPFLLTVTLFSLPLVSFPLYESAITNGAHSLLTLFLGMVVLVPWAVFALRYAGRDHLLNLRRVVAAAVYIGVLTLVFVGNVMEALDLPELATGAIGMGFLLVTAVAFAVVGAVLLSTYRYAGIPMGQSIAVVLPIVALMTAAQTLESGLLVRKLVNASVFLLGAGGFWAAVTRYDALRRRPGTGRIGVRAAISNMNEPVLVADTDGRITKANEAATTLFGQAVTGRQAVDILDRNVSDLSNRGIFDCRTNEGYRRFDPRTSTVTGGTGQRLGTTVTLIDVTEKELRSQRIQVLNRILRHNIRNELSAIKARVDLATDTAHDTTEQLNRITAVADELEELSSNARQVEKLVGDRDSNRTTRSLEEFAQSVVTDAVPADIPADLTVSVPSVDISLDWELLGYALRNVVENAVEHNDAETACVEVTGESTALGVRLTVADNGPGIPEHEAAVVRSGSESKLKHATSFGLWGASWAVQSLGGKLTIDESQLGGAAVSMEFPTRDD, encoded by the coding sequence GTGCCCTCCCCCGTCAGATCCCCGTTGTCTTTTGCGGGCGAGACCGTCACTACATATACGTTACTCCATCAGAATGTCTCTGCTAGGATGGTTTCGCTCCCGTTGGACGCGCTGTCGACAGGAGTTACGTTTCTCTCCGGAGTCGTAGTTGCTGGACTCGCGGTCCGGCTGACCGTCGCGTCTCGGAACGAATCCGACAGTCGCCAGCCTGACCTCCTTCTCCCGTTTCTGCTTACCGTTACGCTGTTTTCGCTCCCCCTCGTTTCGTTTCCGCTGTACGAGTCAGCCATTACGAACGGGGCACACTCGCTTTTGACGCTGTTTCTCGGAATGGTCGTGTTGGTTCCGTGGGCGGTGTTCGCGCTCCGATACGCCGGTCGTGACCATCTGTTGAACCTCCGTCGCGTCGTCGCTGCCGCCGTCTATATCGGCGTCTTAACGCTCGTCTTCGTCGGCAATGTCATGGAAGCGCTGGACCTTCCGGAACTCGCGACCGGAGCCATCGGAATGGGTTTCTTGTTGGTCACCGCTGTGGCGTTCGCCGTCGTGGGAGCGGTCTTGCTGTCGACGTACCGGTACGCCGGGATACCGATGGGACAGAGCATCGCCGTTGTTCTCCCGATCGTCGCACTCATGACGGCTGCGCAGACGCTCGAATCCGGTCTTCTCGTTCGCAAACTCGTCAACGCGAGTGTGTTCCTCCTTGGTGCCGGTGGATTCTGGGCCGCTGTCACGAGGTACGACGCTCTCCGTCGACGCCCGGGTACCGGTCGGATAGGCGTCCGCGCGGCTATTTCGAACATGAACGAACCGGTCCTCGTCGCCGACACCGACGGGCGGATCACGAAAGCTAACGAGGCGGCCACGACGCTCTTCGGTCAAGCAGTCACAGGACGACAGGCGGTCGACATCCTCGACAGGAACGTCTCGGACCTCTCGAATCGGGGAATTTTTGATTGCCGAACGAACGAGGGATACCGCCGGTTCGATCCACGGACATCCACCGTCACAGGGGGAACCGGACAGCGACTCGGAACCACCGTCACGCTCATCGATGTCACGGAAAAAGAGCTACGCAGTCAACGTATCCAAGTTCTCAATCGTATTCTGCGACACAACATTCGAAACGAACTCAGTGCGATCAAAGCTCGTGTCGACCTTGCTACGGATACGGCACACGACACGACTGAGCAACTCAACCGGATCACCGCAGTCGCCGACGAGCTCGAGGAGCTGAGTTCGAACGCCAGACAAGTCGAAAAGCTGGTCGGCGACCGGGATTCGAACCGCACTACGCGGTCGCTCGAAGAGTTCGCTCAGTCGGTGGTCACAGACGCAGTCCCGGCAGACATCCCGGCCGACCTGACCGTCTCAGTTCCGTCTGTTGACATCTCGCTCGACTGGGAGCTGTTGGGATACGCCCTCAGAAACGTCGTCGAGAACGCCGTCGAGCACAACGACGCGGAGACCGCCTGCGTCGAGGTTACTGGTGAGTCAACGGCACTGGGGGTCCGTCTCACCGTCGCGGACAACGGCCCCGGAATCCCGGAGCACGAGGCTGCGGTAGTCCGAAGTGGGTCCGAGAGCAAGCTCAAGCATGCGACGTCATTCGGGCTCTGGGGAGCAAGTTGGGCTGTCCAGTCGCTCGGCGGGAAATTGACGATCGACGAGAGCCAACTCGGCGGTGCGGCGGTCTCGATGGAATTCCCGACTCGCGACGACTGA
- a CDS encoding PAS domain S-box protein, producing MTDDGERLRLLVADSDAAFADAAADAIEEVNPGAEVETATKGGSAIRRASGSDALDGIIVGDALERPTEVIERLDERTDLPVVYITEGTADRSTITNAVRAGADDYFPRTTASAQYAVVTDIITDSSRTGAPATDASAAVQTTESSDRSSERDKSFGREFRTVFENVSDGLILHDPTTGEILEVNERFCEMNGYDREELVGENVGILTPPEKEYSYEAAQEKIQAAREEGPQLFEWQNQRKDCQRFPVEVHLSVIQFDGEERVLASVRDISTRKRREREFEQIFNSVNDSIVVHDLETAELTEVNDTFCDLLGYDRDEVLERGTAGVSVREKGYTTDRAEEIVAEVRETGQKGPFEWKVETADGDHRLLEVTATAAEIGGERRHVSLMRDITERKRREREYEQIFNGVNDGITIHDPNTGRILDANQTYLDIFAYDDIKTVRDLGIEGLSVTEEGYTEERAKYLISDVVSSGEPRTVEWRIKTADGEQRWFESTVAPAEIGGEKRGLAIQRDITERKRREREYEQIFNGVNDGIAIQDPETAEVLDVNQTYVERLGYENVEEALEQGYSGLAATETGYTREKARALCHRVMETGEPETVEWQLETKAGDRLWIEATVSPAVIGGEDRIVSIQRDITERRRLERRLRTITERIDEVVYLANADLSEALYVNSAYADLFGRPADELYEDPKAYFDAVLPEDKESFESVVTAMRDDIESGDPNDRYELEYRIRRPDGEVRRVKTTGYPVLSETSDSHRCVNVTEDITDRRARDQRLSVLNRVLRHNVRNGLDVVLAHADRIDDDDVRAEIRDRATELLELSRRAREAEEIMAVTTDPPERIDLTELAGHVVSRVRDGDHSGEITLDCPNELSIPAHRIVVRRILAELVENSLTHTDKDTPRVEIGIRQHAEAEVEITVADDGPGIPDQERQILTAETETQLEHGRGIGLWFVNWAVTQMGGELYYQPNTPEGSVVTIRI from the coding sequence ATGACAGATGACGGCGAGCGTCTCCGGCTGCTGGTTGCCGACAGCGACGCCGCGTTCGCCGATGCTGCGGCGGACGCTATCGAGGAGGTGAATCCAGGAGCCGAGGTCGAGACAGCCACGAAGGGCGGATCGGCAATCCGGCGGGCTTCGGGTAGCGATGCGCTTGACGGAATCATCGTCGGTGACGCTCTTGAGAGACCCACCGAGGTCATTGAGCGACTCGACGAACGGACGGACCTGCCTGTCGTGTATATCACCGAAGGGACAGCCGATCGAAGTACCATCACCAACGCCGTCAGAGCGGGGGCGGACGACTACTTTCCGCGGACCACCGCGAGCGCACAGTACGCAGTTGTCACCGATATCATCACGGACAGCTCTCGAACGGGCGCTCCAGCGACTGATGCTTCGGCAGCAGTTCAAACCACAGAGTCGTCAGATCGGTCTTCAGAACGTGACAAGTCGTTCGGCCGTGAGTTCCGTACGGTGTTTGAGAACGTAAGCGACGGCCTCATTCTCCATGATCCCACCACCGGGGAGATTCTCGAGGTCAACGAGCGATTCTGCGAGATGAACGGGTACGACCGGGAAGAACTGGTCGGCGAAAATGTCGGGATTTTGACCCCACCTGAGAAGGAGTACAGCTACGAGGCCGCCCAAGAGAAGATTCAGGCGGCCCGCGAGGAAGGCCCACAGCTCTTCGAGTGGCAGAACCAGCGTAAGGACTGCCAGAGATTCCCCGTTGAGGTCCATCTCTCAGTCATCCAATTTGACGGAGAGGAGCGTGTACTCGCATCGGTACGGGACATCTCTACACGGAAGCGGCGCGAGCGAGAGTTCGAACAGATCTTCAATAGTGTCAACGATTCAATCGTGGTCCACGATCTCGAGACGGCCGAACTGACCGAGGTGAACGACACGTTCTGTGACCTGCTGGGATACGACCGCGACGAGGTCCTCGAACGCGGGACGGCCGGGGTGAGCGTCCGGGAGAAGGGGTACACGACCGACCGTGCCGAGGAGATCGTCGCTGAGGTCCGGGAGACGGGGCAGAAAGGACCATTCGAGTGGAAAGTCGAGACGGCCGACGGCGACCATCGCCTGCTCGAAGTGACAGCCACGGCGGCCGAGATCGGCGGAGAGCGAAGACATGTCTCGCTGATGAGGGACATCACCGAGCGCAAGCGCCGTGAGCGGGAGTACGAACAGATCTTCAACGGCGTCAACGACGGGATCACGATCCACGATCCCAACACCGGCAGGATACTTGACGCCAACCAGACCTATCTCGACATCTTCGCGTACGACGACATCAAGACGGTCCGAGATCTCGGCATCGAGGGCCTCAGCGTCACCGAAGAGGGGTACACCGAAGAGCGGGCAAAATACCTTATCAGCGACGTCGTCTCCAGTGGGGAGCCGAGGACCGTCGAATGGCGAATTAAAACGGCAGACGGTGAGCAACGGTGGTTCGAATCGACGGTCGCACCCGCTGAAATTGGCGGGGAAAAGCGAGGGCTCGCCATTCAACGGGACATCACGGAACGGAAGCGCCGTGAGCGGGAGTACGAGCAGATCTTCAACGGCGTTAACGACGGAATCGCCATCCAAGATCCGGAGACAGCCGAGGTGCTAGATGTCAACCAGACGTACGTCGAGCGGCTCGGCTACGAGAACGTCGAAGAGGCCCTCGAACAGGGGTATAGTGGGCTGGCCGCGACCGAGACTGGCTACACGAGAGAGAAGGCGCGGGCACTGTGTCACCGAGTGATGGAGACGGGAGAACCGGAGACAGTCGAGTGGCAGCTCGAAACCAAGGCCGGAGACAGGCTGTGGATCGAGGCAACGGTCAGTCCGGCGGTCATCGGCGGCGAGGACCGCATCGTCTCGATCCAACGGGACATCACGGAACGCCGTCGACTCGAACGGCGACTCCGGACGATCACCGAGCGGATCGACGAGGTCGTCTACCTGGCGAACGCCGACCTTTCCGAAGCGCTCTACGTCAATTCGGCGTACGCCGACCTCTTCGGACGACCGGCTGACGAACTCTACGAGGACCCGAAGGCGTACTTTGATGCCGTTCTCCCCGAAGACAAGGAATCGTTCGAATCCGTAGTGACCGCGATGAGGGACGACATCGAATCAGGGGACCCCAACGACAGATACGAACTCGAGTACCGGATTCGTCGTCCCGATGGAGAGGTCCGTCGAGTGAAAACGACGGGCTATCCGGTCCTCAGTGAGACCAGCGATTCACACCGGTGTGTCAACGTTACGGAAGATATTACCGACCGACGCGCCCGCGATCAACGCCTCTCGGTCCTCAACCGAGTCCTCCGACACAACGTGCGAAACGGTCTCGACGTCGTGCTCGCACATGCCGACCGCATTGATGACGATGACGTTCGAGCCGAGATCCGTGACCGTGCGACCGAACTCCTCGAATTGAGTAGGAGAGCCAGGGAAGCCGAAGAGATCATGGCGGTGACCACCGACCCGCCCGAGAGGATCGATCTCACTGAATTAGCCGGACATGTCGTCTCTCGGGTTCGGGACGGAGACCACTCCGGTGAAATAACGCTCGACTGTCCCAACGAGCTATCGATCCCTGCTCACCGGATAGTGGTTCGACGGATCCTCGCAGAACTGGTCGAGAATTCGCTCACACACACGGACAAAGACACACCTCGGGTCGAAATCGGGATCCGACAGCACGCGGAAGCAGAGGTTGAGATCACTGTCGCAGACGACGGGCCGGGCATTCCGGATCAAGAGCGACAGATCCTGACGGCTGAGACCGAGACACAGCTTGAACACGGCCGTGGGATAGGACTCTGGTTCGTCAACTGGGCCGTCACGCAGATGGGTGGTGAACTTTACTACCAGCCGAACACGCCAGAAGGCAGTGTCGTCACGATCCGGATCTGA
- a CDS encoding winged helix-turn-helix domain-containing protein, protein MAVRQQSRHDRTEESAPELSTEQLLDLFGDEYTRRVFEAVSEQPRGGRAVAEAANVSRATAYRRLNDLRDAGLVTSEYHIAPDGHHRKQFAASVQHLSISLDGGDIDAAISFGR, encoded by the coding sequence ATGGCAGTGCGACAGCAGTCGCGTCACGACCGCACGGAAGAATCAGCACCCGAGTTATCGACGGAACAGCTGCTCGATCTGTTCGGCGACGAGTACACGCGGCGAGTGTTCGAGGCGGTTTCGGAACAGCCTCGTGGCGGTCGCGCCGTGGCGGAGGCAGCCAATGTTTCCCGAGCGACGGCGTACCGGCGTCTCAACGACCTTCGAGACGCCGGCTTAGTCACGAGCGAGTACCACATTGCGCCCGACGGGCACCATCGCAAGCAGTTCGCCGCCTCCGTTCAGCACCTATCCATCTCGCTGGACGGCGGCGACATCGATGCCGCCATCAGTTTCGGTCGCTAA
- a CDS encoding winged helix-turn-helix domain-containing protein has product MAVRQQPSHGRTEEPEPELSAEQLLDLFGDEYTRRVFEAVSEQPRGGRAVAEAADVSRATAYRRLNQLLEAGLVASEYQIAPDGHHRKQFAASAQHLSVSLDDGDIDAAVSFDC; this is encoded by the coding sequence ATGGCAGTACGACAGCAGCCAAGTCATGGTCGCACTGAGGAACCCGAACCCGAGTTGTCGGCAGAACAGCTGCTCGATCTGTTCGGCGATGAGTACACGCGGCGCGTGTTCGAGGCGGTCTCGGAACAGCCTCGCGGTGGCCGCGCTGTGGCGGAGGCAGCCGACGTCTCCCGAGCGACGGCCTACCGTCGTCTCAACCAACTCTTGGAGGCCGGCTTGGTCGCGAGCGAGTATCAAATAGCCCCCGACGGACACCACCGCAAGCAGTTCGCCGCCTCTGCTCAGCACCTTTCTGTGTCGCTGGATGACGGGGATATCGACGCCGCGGTTAGTTTCGATTGTTAA